A DNA window from uncultured Methanoregula sp. contains the following coding sequences:
- a CDS encoding type II/IV secretion system ATPase subunit: MGTLSVAVNLPFTPEVVDSNVDFYNDIESSPLYKMLPANAKDYVKASPHLLEYLHTFPVNTYGIPLFLSELKKDLRSMKSPNLIYPVNDTTFVHILPDPDDVRNFYIPIEPSFLHSVSQMMPVIETKLIDLIDGLEEDPISDKERAEVLKKMLATVAITKSKNADISLYTAGAGGKQDFKAKMTKFLNTDFTAQKKMKDTKKKHQVPLTPDGKVILTNEEYRAIEYLLIRDKIDMGVLKPFLSDSYIEDISCDGVGPIFIEHKIFKGLKSVIEFKVSSELDEFVVKMAERIKRPITYRNPVVDATLLDGSRINIVYGTAISRHGSNFTIRKVNEVPLSILNIIDSNGIDYTAAAYLWVCVEYGMSLFVSGETASGKTTLLNAITAFIPPENKIVTIEDTPELNVPHRNWIREVALAKGKGEGGGASGEVSMFDLLKAALRQRPNQILVGEIRGVEGAVAFGAMQTGHPVMSTFHAASVEKLIQRLCGDPINIPRTYVDNLNLVVIQSAVKRPDGQLVRRMISCNELVGFNPETQGFTFVEMFSWEPVSDTFIWSGKGSSFLLENKIATMLGMPESRKAEIYLEVEKRAKILERLHKAGYTKFWDLFHMMTKIKKQGLLTIGS, encoded by the coding sequence ATGGGGACTCTCTCGGTTGCAGTCAACCTGCCGTTTACCCCGGAAGTGGTCGACTCGAATGTCGATTTTTATAATGACATTGAATCGAGCCCGCTCTATAAGATGCTCCCGGCAAATGCCAAAGACTATGTCAAGGCAAGCCCCCATCTTCTCGAATATCTCCACACGTTCCCGGTCAACACCTATGGAATCCCCCTTTTCTTATCTGAACTGAAAAAAGACCTGCGTTCAATGAAAAGCCCGAACCTCATCTACCCGGTGAACGATACGACATTTGTCCATATCCTTCCCGATCCCGATGATGTGAGAAATTTTTACATCCCGATTGAACCATCGTTCCTCCACAGCGTCAGCCAGATGATGCCGGTAATCGAGACCAAACTCATCGATCTTATCGATGGCCTTGAGGAAGACCCCATCAGCGACAAAGAGAGGGCAGAAGTCCTCAAAAAGATGCTCGCAACTGTTGCCATCACGAAATCAAAAAATGCTGATATCTCCCTGTATACGGCCGGGGCCGGGGGCAAACAGGACTTCAAAGCAAAGATGACCAAATTCCTCAATACGGATTTTACTGCCCAGAAAAAGATGAAGGACACCAAAAAGAAACACCAGGTGCCGCTCACTCCCGATGGCAAAGTAATCCTGACAAATGAGGAGTACCGGGCAATCGAGTACCTGCTGATCCGGGATAAAATCGATATGGGGGTCCTCAAACCGTTCCTTTCCGACTCATATATCGAAGATATTTCCTGTGACGGTGTCGGGCCGATCTTCATTGAACATAAGATCTTCAAAGGTCTCAAATCGGTCATTGAGTTTAAAGTATCGAGCGAACTGGATGAATTTGTCGTCAAGATGGCTGAGCGGATCAAGCGTCCCATCACGTACAGGAACCCGGTTGTCGATGCAACGCTACTGGATGGGTCGCGTATCAACATTGTGTACGGCACAGCCATCTCCCGGCATGGAAGCAACTTTACAATACGTAAAGTGAATGAAGTTCCGCTGAGCATTCTCAACATCATCGACAGCAATGGTATTGATTACACGGCGGCAGCCTATCTCTGGGTCTGCGTGGAATACGGGATGTCTCTTTTCGTTTCCGGAGAGACCGCCAGCGGGAAAACCACGCTCCTGAATGCGATCACGGCATTCATTCCCCCTGAAAACAAGATTGTGACCATTGAAGATACTCCCGAACTGAACGTTCCCCACCGTAACTGGATCCGGGAGGTTGCTCTTGCAAAAGGAAAAGGAGAGGGGGGCGGGGCGAGCGGAGAAGTCTCCATGTTCGACCTTCTCAAAGCCGCACTGCGTCAGCGGCCCAACCAGATTCTCGTGGGTGAGATCCGAGGTGTCGAAGGTGCGGTTGCCTTTGGTGCCATGCAGACCGGCCACCCGGTCATGAGTACATTCCACGCAGCATCGGTCGAGAAACTGATCCAGCGTCTGTGCGGGGACCCGATCAATATCCCCAGAACCTATGTCGATAACCTCAATCTTGTCGTGATCCAGAGTGCCGTCAAACGTCCGGATGGTCAGCTGGTTCGGCGGATGATCAGCTGCAACGAACTCGTTGGATTCAATCCGGAAACCCAGGGTTTTACCTTTGTTGAGATGTTCTCCTGGGAGCCGGTATCGGATACGTTCATCTGGTCCGGGAAAGGCAGCTCGTTCTTACTTGAGAACAAGATTGCGACCATGCTGGGGATGCCCGAAAGCAGGAAAGCTGAGATCTATCTTGAAGTGGAGAAACGGGCAAAAATTCTGGAGCGCCTCCATAAAGCCGGGTATACCAAGTTCTGGGACCTCTTCCACATGATGACGAAGATCAAGAAACAGGGTCTCCTCACGATTGGTTCCTGA
- a CDS encoding ATPase domain-containing protein, translated as MAHISDLMGGEDRQILSTGNSELDKKIADGLPLESLTLIEGENDTGKSVLTQQIIWGAMKQGMSVDLFTTESTSKSFIKQMESMSLDISEYFAWGYLKVFPLHVVGFEWKKEEMEGILAHLISHIQSSKSQVIVVDSLTLFTEYAQTDTILTFFTNCKSLVDHGKTILVTLHTYAFEEDTLVRIRSICDAHLNMKKALVGDKYVMVMEVIKVRGARKTTGNLVSFEVHPGYGMKIIPMSFARV; from the coding sequence ATGGCACATATTTCAGATCTGATGGGAGGTGAAGACCGGCAGATATTATCCACAGGAAACAGCGAACTGGATAAAAAAATAGCCGATGGCCTGCCTCTTGAATCGCTGACCCTGATTGAAGGTGAAAATGATACCGGGAAAAGTGTGCTCACCCAGCAGATTATCTGGGGTGCCATGAAACAAGGCATGTCCGTGGATCTCTTCACAACCGAGAGCACCAGCAAGAGTTTCATCAAGCAGATGGAGTCCATGAGCCTGGATATCTCGGAGTATTTTGCATGGGGTTACCTGAAAGTATTTCCGCTTCACGTTGTAGGATTTGAATGGAAAAAAGAGGAGATGGAGGGAATCCTCGCACATCTGATTAGTCATATCCAGAGCAGCAAATCCCAGGTTATTGTTGTGGACTCGCTCACCCTTTTCACAGAATACGCCCAGACCGATACGATTCTTACGTTCTTTACCAACTGCAAATCGCTTGTGGATCACGGAAAGACCATTCTTGTTACCCTTCACACGTATGCATTTGAAGAAGATACCCTTGTGCGAATCCGGTCAATCTGCGACGCCCACCTGAATATGAAAAAAGCCCTGGTGGGCGACAAGTACGTGATGGTCATGGAAGTCATCAAAGTCCGCGGGGCACGCAAGACCACCGGTAACCTTGTCAGTTTCGAAGTACACCCGGGGTATGGCATGAAGATCATCCCCATGAGTTTTGCGAGGGTATGA
- a CDS encoding flagellin: MSAETITTALFLITAVIAAGVLINAIYPVVFNMAGTFSSATHESDQRLRTDFKIVLITANKSTTYGTAWMKNVGTAKISMDEIQRSDVFCGAVGNFDRLDYNSGGEDQWIGVIKETGSSNNFWDPGETLEIQFYAKKLTDASDNNAYFQFVLPNGIWRSTEFTLN, translated from the coding sequence ATGTCAGCCGAAACAATAACCACTGCCCTGTTCCTGATAACCGCAGTCATTGCGGCAGGCGTACTCATTAACGCTATCTATCCGGTGGTGTTCAACATGGCCGGAACGTTCTCCTCGGCCACCCATGAATCCGATCAGCGGCTCAGGACAGATTTCAAGATTGTTCTCATCACTGCAAACAAGTCAACAACGTATGGTACTGCCTGGATGAAGAACGTCGGGACTGCAAAAATATCCATGGATGAGATCCAACGTTCCGATGTTTTTTGTGGTGCTGTGGGTAATTTCGATCGGTTGGATTATAATTCCGGAGGCGAGGACCAATGGATCGGAGTAATCAAAGAGACCGGATCGAGTAATAATTTCTGGGACCCGGGTGAAACCCTCGAAATTCAGTTTTACGCCAAAAAACTCACAGATGCCTCTGACAATAATGCATATTTCCAGTTTGTCTTACCTAACGGGATTTGGAGGTCAACAGAATTCACGTTGAACTGA
- a CDS encoding archaellin/type IV pilin N-terminal domain-containing protein yields the protein MKSFGNDNAFTGLEAAIVLIAFVVVAAVFSYVVLGAGFFTTQKSQEVVHTGVQQASSTLEIVGNVYGTGTAGSNTITHINFSSALAPGGTPVDFDKVVITYSNASVLQTLSRGAKGSYPAAGTGSWAIATVQNQVTDDDVLEKGEQFDIVAAPTNAIMKNDQFQLEIKPAIGAALSISRTAPASIQAVNTLY from the coding sequence ATGAAATCGTTTGGCAATGATAATGCTTTCACCGGCCTCGAGGCAGCGATTGTGCTCATCGCATTCGTTGTCGTCGCGGCGGTGTTCTCGTACGTGGTGCTCGGCGCCGGTTTCTTCACAACCCAGAAGAGCCAGGAAGTCGTCCACACGGGTGTACAGCAGGCAAGCTCAACTCTTGAAATTGTCGGTAATGTCTACGGGACAGGTACTGCAGGTTCAAACACTATAACCCACATCAACTTCTCCTCGGCTCTTGCTCCCGGCGGAACACCGGTCGATTTTGATAAAGTCGTAATAACTTACAGTAACGCATCCGTCCTGCAAACGCTTTCCCGCGGAGCAAAAGGATCATATCCTGCGGCAGGTACAGGATCCTGGGCAATCGCCACGGTTCAGAATCAGGTAACGGACGATGATGTTCTTGAAAAAGGAGAGCAGTTCGATATCGTGGCAGCACCAACCAACGCAATCATGAAAAATGACCAGTTCCAGCTTGAGATCAAACCGGCCATAGGTGCCGCTCTCTCTATCTCCCGCACTGCGCCAGCCTCAATCCAGGCAGTAAACACCCTCTACTAA
- a CDS encoding translation initiation factor IF-5A, producing the protein MKEQTEIGKIKEGRYIVIEDEPCRVVGIATSKPGKHGAAKARIDAVGIFDGVKRSIVQPVSAKTYVPVVERKSGQVLSIAGTMAQLMDMKDYSNFEIAIPEDKQGTIEVGKEYMYIESMGKKKFD; encoded by the coding sequence ATGAAGGAACAGACAGAAATTGGAAAGATCAAAGAAGGCCGCTACATTGTTATTGAGGATGAACCATGCCGGGTTGTCGGAATTGCAACCTCAAAACCAGGAAAGCACGGAGCTGCAAAAGCCCGTATCGATGCGGTAGGAATTTTTGACGGGGTCAAACGTTCAATTGTCCAGCCCGTCTCGGCAAAGACCTATGTGCCGGTTGTCGAGCGCAAGAGCGGTCAGGTTCTTTCAATTGCCGGAACCATGGCCCAGCTGATGGATATGAAAGATTACTCCAATTTCGAGATTGCGATCCCTGAAGACAAACAGGGTACCATAGAAGTCGGAAAGGAGTACATGTACATTGAATCCATGGGAAAGAAAAAATTCGATTAA
- a CDS encoding bifunctional fructose-bisphosphatase/inositol-phosphate phosphatase translates to MDFFSACNEMAADVIESISDLVGTPDGGVTVKMGADLTPTKKIDQVAEDCIVRYLQDNGLCSLLISEEAGNVRMDGDEGTIYLDPVDGTFNALAGIPFYALSIAFATDGITRKAFVRNLAFDETFTAELGNGARCNGRYIRTSHVKSLDECAVSVYGRKFNPSGVMHLGQKIRRWRLLGASALELCYVASGRIDAFIDLRGTLRVTDAAAGMLICSESGGRVTDLDGKDVQFPDDVRIGRCLVATNGKIHHKVIEYLR, encoded by the coding sequence ATGGATTTTTTTTCAGCCTGCAATGAGATGGCCGCTGACGTAATCGAGAGTATATCGGATCTTGTGGGAACCCCCGATGGTGGAGTAACCGTAAAGATGGGTGCCGACCTCACGCCGACAAAAAAGATCGACCAGGTTGCAGAAGACTGCATTGTACGGTATCTTCAGGACAACGGTCTCTGCTCGCTTCTCATAAGTGAAGAAGCCGGTAATGTCCGGATGGATGGGGATGAAGGCACCATTTATCTCGATCCGGTCGACGGAACCTTCAACGCCCTGGCAGGAATCCCTTTTTATGCCTTATCCATAGCCTTTGCAACGGATGGCATCACACGGAAAGCATTCGTTCGCAACCTTGCTTTCGATGAGACATTTACTGCGGAACTTGGCAATGGCGCGCGGTGTAATGGCAGATATATCAGAACCTCACATGTAAAGAGTCTTGACGAATGTGCAGTCAGTGTATATGGCAGGAAGTTCAATCCTTCCGGTGTCATGCATCTCGGGCAGAAAATTAGGAGGTGGCGTCTTTTGGGCGCTTCTGCCCTGGAACTCTGCTATGTAGCATCAGGCCGGATCGATGCGTTTATCGATCTTCGTGGAACCCTTCGGGTTACAGATGCAGCGGCCGGGATGCTTATCTGTTCAGAATCCGGTGGTCGTGTAACCGATCTGGATGGAAAAGACGTACAGTTTCCTGATGATGTCCGAATCGGCCGTTGTCTGGTTGCAACCAATGGCAAAATCCATCATAAAGTGATTGAATATCTGAGGTGA
- a CDS encoding NAD(+)/NADH kinase codes for MKALIVSRIDNRDALAFSLKIRETLEQEGCSAAFDTDTAASLGITGTSLLNAHADFCIIIGGDGTILRTIQQLENPIPVLGINWGEVGFLADLEPAQALSFIKQIPSGFTVEERMRIALVKDGTCLGVALNEALIVTTRPAKMLRFTIVVDGVAAEQFRADGLLISTPTGSTAYAMSAGGPIVDPRIQGFLLVPLAPYMLSSRPHLISSRRNLTVRLESSKTANLVIDGQQTYELGTVSSIEVMMFEKPALFIDVKRNFFEKVDNKLRRL; via the coding sequence ATGAAAGCACTCATCGTTTCCCGGATTGATAATCGGGATGCACTGGCATTCAGCCTTAAAATCAGGGAGACCCTGGAGCAGGAAGGCTGCTCTGCGGCTTTTGACACAGATACTGCGGCCTCGCTCGGTATCACTGGCACGTCTCTCCTGAATGCCCATGCAGATTTTTGCATCATCATTGGTGGCGACGGAACCATCCTGCGGACCATACAGCAGCTGGAAAACCCGATTCCCGTTCTTGGGATCAACTGGGGGGAAGTCGGGTTCCTTGCCGATCTCGAACCTGCCCAGGCCCTTTCATTTATCAAACAGATTCCCTCGGGTTTCACGGTAGAAGAGCGGATGAGGATCGCTCTTGTCAAGGACGGCACCTGCCTCGGGGTTGCTCTCAACGAAGCCCTCATCGTCACTACCCGGCCTGCCAAGATGCTTCGTTTTACAATCGTAGTCGATGGCGTTGCCGCAGAACAGTTCCGGGCGGACGGTCTCCTGATCAGCACCCCGACCGGTTCAACTGCCTATGCAATGAGTGCCGGGGGTCCTATTGTTGATCCCCGCATCCAGGGATTCCTGCTTGTTCCGCTTGCGCCGTACATGCTCTCGTCCCGGCCTCACCTGATCAGCAGCAGGCGCAATCTCACCGTCCGGCTTGAGAGTTCCAAAACCGCGAACCTGGTTATTGACGGGCAGCAGACCTACGAACTGGGAACAGTCTCGTCGATTGAAGTGATGATGTTTGAAAAACCCGCCCTGTTCATTGATGTGAAACGGAATTTTTTCGAAAAAGTGGACAACAAACTCCGCCGGCTTTGA
- a CDS encoding amino acid-binding protein, which produces MKLEMKDSPGQLVAALKPISDVGGNIKAVIHQREPDSDTDTLDVQIVLELPEGRLDKLKILLQEQGVHIQRIGEERLLYKRTVIMIGHLMHTDLSDTVDQIDSTGFAEVSELSMSMPAVNERSSSRITIKSISRDDMAAALTILRRVAHQKSLLLVEPLEDIA; this is translated from the coding sequence ATGAAACTCGAGATGAAAGATTCACCGGGTCAACTTGTTGCAGCGTTAAAACCAATCTCCGATGTGGGGGGAAACATCAAAGCGGTCATCCACCAGCGGGAACCCGATTCAGATACCGATACCCTGGATGTGCAGATCGTTCTGGAACTGCCTGAAGGGAGACTGGACAAACTCAAGATCCTTCTCCAGGAGCAGGGTGTCCATATCCAAAGAATCGGTGAGGAACGGCTGCTTTACAAAAGGACCGTTATCATGATCGGGCACCTGATGCATACCGATCTCTCCGATACGGTCGATCAGATCGATTCCACCGGCTTTGCGGAAGTCAGCGAGCTCTCCATGAGCATGCCGGCGGTGAACGAGAGATCCTCGTCACGGATAACCATCAAATCCATCAGCCGGGATGATATGGCCGCAGCTCTCACCATCCTTCGCCGTGTGGCACACCAGAAATCCCTTCTTCTTGTTGAACCCCTGGAGGATATCGCATGA
- a CDS encoding homoserine dehydrogenase yields the protein MRVALIGMGSVGRGVAETLSKKDLGVVITGLADSRSGCMDPAGIDIPAVLAAKKKNGLCGSADISAEDVIKEADYDALIEVTPTNALTGEPAIGYIRAALAQKKHVVTSNKGPIALACKELRALAQKNQVSLRYEATVAGAIPVMHVLEHGLAGNEILGLYGVLNGTCNYILTRMAAEGLTYEQALLEAREMGYAEADPTYDVQGIDAAIKLVILANTIWDNGATLDQVDRTGIDLLTADALRLAEDEGCTIRLIAEAIPRKKILRVSPRIIEKNHPLVVEGTLNALTLETDLAKEITLIGRGAGSIETASAIIGDLLFIRDHYVQRT from the coding sequence ATGCGTGTGGCACTCATCGGTATGGGCTCTGTCGGGAGAGGCGTTGCAGAAACCCTGTCAAAAAAAGATCTCGGTGTTGTCATTACCGGACTTGCCGATTCACGGAGCGGTTGCATGGACCCGGCCGGTATCGATATTCCCGCGGTCCTGGCAGCCAAGAAAAAAAACGGTCTCTGCGGCAGTGCTGACATCTCTGCCGAAGATGTCATAAAGGAGGCCGATTATGATGCCCTCATCGAAGTTACCCCGACAAATGCGCTGACCGGGGAGCCCGCTATTGGATATATCAGAGCTGCACTTGCACAAAAGAAACATGTTGTAACCTCCAACAAAGGCCCTATTGCCCTTGCCTGCAAGGAGCTCAGGGCTCTGGCACAGAAAAACCAGGTTTCTCTCCGTTACGAAGCTACCGTAGCCGGTGCTATCCCGGTGATGCATGTGCTGGAGCATGGTCTTGCCGGCAATGAAATTCTTGGTCTGTACGGTGTCCTGAATGGCACGTGCAATTATATCCTGACCCGGATGGCCGCAGAGGGTCTTACGTACGAGCAGGCTCTTCTTGAAGCCCGCGAGATGGGATATGCTGAAGCCGATCCCACATATGATGTACAGGGAATCGATGCCGCAATAAAGCTGGTGATCCTTGCCAATACTATCTGGGATAACGGCGCAACGCTTGATCAGGTTGACCGGACGGGTATTGATCTCCTGACCGCGGATGCACTACGGCTGGCCGAAGATGAAGGCTGTACAATACGGCTGATAGCAGAGGCTATTCCCCGGAAAAAAATCCTGCGGGTCTCGCCACGGATCATTGAGAAGAACCATCCTCTCGTTGTTGAAGGCACGCTCAATGCCCTGACCCTTGAAACCGATCTTGCCAAGGAGATTACCTTAATCGGGCGGGGAGCAGGTTCGATCGAGACTGCGAGTGCTATCATCGGTGACCTGCTTTTTATCCGCGATCACTATGTCCAGCGTACTTGA
- a CDS encoding sugar-specific transcriptional regulator TrmB → MSSVLEHRRDYLRLMRQFTLDKGFFTITDIQKAADIPRSTAQDWVYRLQNEGCVLLKEEKRGRAAARYAAISAMPASTCRRIFTTVDKDQVAIFHECISGACAAFCGYHHALAGGVLSHVERDGTLLKEMADVGEHEIRVGLPPLAAVGVCSVERHGDEIIQTLRCVGGPAYSLTDMMARADGILRVEPRHVGPVVEGKIWTSACLHVIIGIDDTDNHEGGATFALALALLNHLSGIKGVLPISHHVVMLNPDVVCKTAGNSASYIEIAVIPTLFPDLADRVRRFVSDESYSLNWGVAIRTGFSDRDGLREYGRFVREGIITREVTEATAERCEVVLFGGNGVIGALGAVALAGLSHEIHLDPNKNDFI, encoded by the coding sequence ATGTCCAGCGTACTTGAACACCGGCGTGACTACCTGCGGCTGATGAGGCAGTTCACTCTGGACAAAGGCTTTTTCACGATAACTGATATCCAGAAGGCTGCAGATATCCCCCGCAGTACGGCACAGGACTGGGTATACCGGCTGCAAAATGAAGGCTGCGTACTTTTAAAGGAGGAGAAACGCGGGAGGGCTGCAGCCCGTTATGCTGCGATCAGTGCAATGCCTGCAAGTACCTGTCGGCGGATTTTCACTACCGTTGATAAGGACCAGGTTGCGATTTTTCATGAATGTATCAGCGGGGCCTGTGCGGCCTTCTGCGGGTACCATCATGCCCTGGCCGGGGGAGTTCTCTCACATGTAGAACGCGACGGGACTCTTCTGAAGGAAATGGCAGATGTTGGTGAGCATGAGATCCGGGTGGGACTCCCACCGCTTGCAGCAGTGGGCGTCTGCAGTGTTGAGAGGCACGGGGATGAAATTATCCAGACCCTCCGCTGCGTCGGAGGTCCTGCATATTCGCTCACCGATATGATGGCCCGGGCAGATGGAATACTTCGGGTTGAACCCCGCCACGTCGGCCCTGTTGTTGAGGGAAAAATCTGGACTTCTGCCTGCCTGCATGTTATCATAGGTATTGACGATACGGATAACCACGAAGGGGGAGCTACGTTTGCCCTTGCCCTTGCCCTCCTGAATCATCTGTCCGGGATCAAGGGAGTCCTTCCCATAAGCCATCACGTGGTGATGCTCAATCCGGATGTTGTTTGCAAAACTGCGGGAAATTCGGCAAGTTATATAGAAATTGCAGTCATTCCCACTCTATTTCCTGACCTTGCTGACCGTGTCCGCAGGTTCGTATCCGATGAATCCTATTCGCTCAACTGGGGGGTAGCCATCAGGACCGGATTTTCTGACCGTGATGGGCTGCGGGAATATGGCCGGTTCGTGCGGGAAGGGATAATAACAAGGGAGGTTACGGAGGCAACTGCTGAGCGCTGTGAGGTTGTTCTCTTTGGAGGAAATGGTGTAATCGGAGCTCTTGGAGCTGTAGCGTTGGCAGGACTTTCCCATGAAATCCATCTTGACCCAAATAAGAATGATTTTATTTGA
- a CDS encoding type IV pilin N-terminal domain-containing protein, with product MAFTKKNEEAVSPVIGVILMVAITVILAAVIAAFVFGMAGNIKSSKTVGVTLTLNASNYGVATISGGTDLPSLNSVNYSVNGGSELTIFPSGTIGVGKYNTTIGTIAKGSRVLLIGYFNDGSSQILVDKQF from the coding sequence ATGGCATTTACCAAGAAGAATGAAGAAGCAGTATCACCTGTCATCGGCGTGATCCTGATGGTCGCCATCACGGTGATCCTCGCAGCCGTCATTGCTGCGTTCGTGTTCGGCATGGCCGGGAATATCAAGTCCTCGAAGACGGTTGGTGTGACGCTTACTCTGAATGCAAGCAATTATGGTGTTGCAACGATCTCCGGCGGAACGGATCTCCCGTCTCTGAACTCGGTCAACTACAGTGTTAACGGTGGATCAGAACTGACAATATTCCCCTCTGGCACGATAGGTGTAGGAAAATATAACACTACCATCGGTACGATTGCTAAAGGCTCACGGGTTCTGCTCATCGGGTACTTCAACGATGGATCAAGTCAGATCTTAGTCGATAAACAGTTCTAA
- a CDS encoding type IV pilin N-terminal domain-containing protein, giving the protein MTSKIRTNEEAVSPVIGVILMVAITVILAAVIAAFVFGMAGNIQSSKTVGVTLTLNSSNFAVATISGGTDLASLNSVNYSVNGGTEVTIFPSGTIGVGKYNTSTAAIAKGSRVLLIGYFNDGTNQILVDKQF; this is encoded by the coding sequence ATGACTTCAAAAATCAGAACGAATGAAGAAGCAGTATCACCCGTCATCGGCGTGATCCTGATGGTCGCCATCACGGTGATCCTCGCAGCCGTCATTGCTGCATTTGTATTTGGTATGGCCGGGAATATCCAGTCATCCAAGACCGTTGGTGTGACACTTACCCTGAATTCAAGCAATTTTGCAGTTGCGACGATTTCCGGTGGAACCGATCTAGCGTCACTGAACTCGGTCAACTACAGCGTTAACGGCGGGACTGAAGTGACAATATTCCCCAGTGGTACGATTGGTGTTGGCAAATATAACACATCTACCGCTGCCATTGCCAAGGGTTCCAGAGTCCTGCTCATAGGATACTTCAACGACGGAACCAACCAGATTCTCGTTGACAAACAATTCTAA